The Bordetella sp. FB-8 genome includes a window with the following:
- a CDS encoding EAL domain-containing protein produces MQNGPASPSASSFSRALVSSIVGLLLTLGLALLIAIAWQGVASTEQASRQEIKETLERSADHLQALVHAAELTARSVERVARTDRVDSATLLPALQTLQAAFDQQPDLSYLGIVLPKTGEYGNLERTADGTVLLWLFPGNRPIDPTVRNFVLTDTGFVPHLHYPTDGYDPRKRPFYQAALADGKADGIWMPAYRWIVHTDTREELWGFSYVKALRNSDGTLLCVIDTDFDMPALNRFLRSLSKEYHAQLRVVELGPTPRLIGAPGANAMPLPLPKELAPLARSTSGAAVSVDRISLDGTMQWVAARRIALKGGISWLLVVSRAAPFIEMPLRHQLYAVLGMGMAIALGLVLLSVRIARRFGMPLAELERRVAAIGQPAVDPPQARTPSSVNNFLETKRLGESLDRMIAEREQAEANLRALAMYDHLTGLANRNLIEERIATAIVHARRHGTLLALLYIDLDRFKVVNDGYGHLFGDAVLRAVAKQLAELVRPHDTVARLGGDEFLILLTPLTRSSDAGLVARKIVACLDSPLLVQDRKIHLSGSVGVSVFPKDGETGQTLVDNADMAMYRAKELGRNTWQFFAIGMSLETQHRVDLEIKLQAAIGTGQLSLAYQPKINLDSGRITGCEALLRWRHPELGDVPPDQFIPIAEDSGLIVPIGDWVLRMACMQARAWMQAGLPCVCVAVNLSVRQFLQQDVIAWVARTLQDTQLPPGCLELELTESLIAQDAEKVVETIDAVKKLGVKLSIDDFGTGYSSLNYLKRFRVDTLKIDQSFVRNMLTEKEDEAIVQAVIALAHTLNFKVIAEGVETEQHYRFLSRHNCDEIQGYYFSPPVTAEEFADMLREGKRLI; encoded by the coding sequence ATGCAAAACGGGCCCGCCTCCCCATCGGCCTCTTCGTTCTCGCGTGCCCTGGTTTCCAGCATCGTCGGGTTGCTCCTCACCCTCGGTCTGGCCCTGCTTATCGCCATAGCCTGGCAGGGCGTGGCCAGCACCGAGCAGGCGTCCCGGCAGGAGATCAAAGAGACACTGGAACGCTCTGCAGACCATTTGCAAGCCCTGGTCCACGCTGCCGAGCTGACGGCCAGATCCGTGGAGCGCGTCGCGCGCACGGATCGGGTCGATTCGGCCACGCTTCTGCCCGCCCTGCAAACCTTGCAGGCTGCGTTCGACCAACAGCCGGACCTTAGCTATCTCGGCATCGTTCTCCCGAAAACCGGCGAATACGGCAATCTGGAACGAACCGCCGACGGCACGGTGCTGCTCTGGCTCTTTCCAGGAAACAGGCCGATCGACCCGACCGTGCGCAATTTTGTCCTGACGGACACGGGTTTCGTGCCGCACTTGCACTATCCCACTGACGGCTACGACCCGCGCAAACGGCCGTTCTACCAGGCCGCCCTGGCCGACGGCAAGGCGGACGGCATCTGGATGCCGGCCTATCGATGGATAGTCCATACCGACACCCGCGAGGAGCTCTGGGGATTCAGTTACGTGAAGGCGCTGCGCAACAGCGATGGGACGCTGCTGTGCGTGATCGACACCGATTTCGACATGCCGGCCCTGAACCGCTTCCTACGGTCCCTTTCCAAGGAATACCACGCACAGTTGCGGGTCGTGGAGCTGGGGCCGACGCCGCGTCTGATCGGCGCGCCGGGCGCCAACGCCATGCCGCTGCCGCTGCCCAAGGAGCTGGCGCCGCTGGCGCGCAGCACCTCCGGCGCCGCGGTTTCCGTAGACCGCATCTCTCTGGATGGCACTATGCAATGGGTGGCCGCGCGCCGCATTGCGCTCAAGGGCGGCATCTCGTGGCTGCTGGTGGTCTCGCGCGCGGCGCCGTTTATCGAGATGCCGCTGCGCCACCAGCTCTATGCGGTGCTAGGCATGGGTATGGCTATCGCGCTGGGCCTGGTACTGCTTTCAGTGCGCATCGCCCGCCGCTTCGGCATGCCGCTGGCTGAATTGGAAAGGCGCGTGGCCGCCATCGGCCAGCCGGCGGTCGACCCACCCCAAGCCCGGACACCGTCGTCGGTGAACAATTTCCTGGAAACCAAGCGCCTGGGCGAGTCGCTGGACCGGATGATCGCCGAGCGCGAGCAGGCCGAAGCGAATCTGCGGGCTCTGGCGATGTACGATCATCTGACCGGCTTGGCCAATCGCAACTTGATCGAGGAGCGGATCGCGACGGCCATCGTGCATGCCCGGCGCCATGGCACGCTGCTGGCGCTGCTCTACATCGATCTGGATCGATTCAAAGTCGTCAATGACGGTTACGGCCACCTATTCGGCGATGCCGTGCTCAGGGCCGTAGCCAAGCAGCTTGCCGAACTGGTGCGCCCGCACGACACAGTGGCCCGGCTCGGCGGCGACGAATTCCTTATTCTCCTGACCCCTCTCACGCGATCGAGCGATGCCGGCCTGGTCGCGCGCAAGATCGTCGCCTGCCTGGACAGCCCGCTCCTCGTGCAGGACCGAAAAATCCATCTCTCGGGCAGCGTAGGCGTGAGCGTTTTTCCCAAGGACGGCGAAACCGGCCAGACCTTGGTCGACAACGCCGACATGGCGATGTATCGAGCCAAAGAGCTGGGCCGCAATACCTGGCAGTTCTTCGCTATCGGCATGAGCCTGGAGACCCAGCACCGAGTCGACCTGGAAATCAAGCTACAAGCCGCGATCGGAACAGGCCAGCTGTCCTTGGCCTATCAGCCCAAGATCAACCTGGACAGCGGCCGCATCACCGGCTGCGAAGCGCTGCTGCGCTGGCGCCACCCCGAGCTGGGCGATGTGCCGCCAGACCAATTCATCCCCATCGCCGAAGATTCGGGCCTGATCGTGCCCATTGGCGACTGGGTATTGCGCATGGCCTGCATGCAGGCACGGGCCTGGATGCAGGCCGGACTGCCCTGTGTCTGCGTTGCGGTAAATCTCTCGGTGCGCCAGTTCCTGCAGCAGGACGTCATAGCCTGGGTGGCGCGCACCCTGCAAGACACGCAGCTGCCGCCTGGTTGCCTGGAGCTGGAACTTACCGAAAGCCTGATAGCGCAGGACGCCGAAAAGGTCGTGGAAACGATCGACGCAGTCAAAAAACTCGGCGTGAAGCTGTCCATCGACGATTTCGGAACCGGATATTCCAGCCTCAACTACTTGAAGCGCTTTCGCGTGGATACGCTCAAGATAGATCAATCCTTCGTGCGCAACATGCTGACCGAAAAAGAGGACGAGGCCATCGTGCAAGCCGTGATCGCCCTGGCCCACACGCTGAATTTCAAGGTGATCGCCGAGGGCGTGGAAACCGAGCAGCACTATCGCTTCCTCAGCCGGCATAACTGCGACGAAATTCAGGGCTACTACTTCAGCCCGCCTGTTACGGCGGAGGAGTTCGCAGACATGCTGCGCGAGGGCAAGCGCCTGATCTGA
- a CDS encoding helix-turn-helix domain-containing protein: MTTRGSGHQILEGGPQGYEQWRETLSDAFGPFEVHRGASEPFAGSVRYVRRAGFQFNDLHYQGQQIERTSHNVARLSQEFYTFGLPLAGPLEVSRSGRQFQVEPGCVYLMNQSAPYRATAQGEQGYRSLSISFPRQSLERRHARIEPFYKLLIGDGSPRGALLAQYLEQLFKGLGDWSDAEVAELGERLLDLVVLFLVEPGRAQASEADSSVTLAHRERIESYIKRHLGDPDLRPEAIAQACGISPSYLHRIFQGVGVEAYLYEQRLLYCRDLLASPRHAHRGIAELAYLAGFAHPSHFSRLFKRRFGASARAFRAERASD, encoded by the coding sequence ATGACAACAAGGGGTTCCGGGCATCAGATCCTGGAGGGCGGGCCGCAGGGTTACGAACAGTGGCGCGAGACGCTGAGCGATGCGTTCGGCCCCTTCGAAGTGCACCGCGGCGCGTCCGAGCCTTTCGCCGGCAGCGTGCGGTACGTGCGCCGCGCGGGGTTCCAGTTCAACGATCTGCACTACCAGGGCCAGCAGATCGAGCGCACGTCGCACAATGTGGCGCGGCTGTCGCAGGAGTTCTACACCTTCGGTCTGCCGCTGGCCGGGCCTTTGGAGGTGTCCCGCTCGGGTCGGCAGTTTCAGGTCGAACCCGGCTGCGTCTACCTGATGAACCAAAGTGCGCCCTATCGCGCGACGGCCCAGGGTGAGCAAGGCTACCGCAGCCTGAGCATCTCGTTTCCGCGCCAGTCGTTGGAGCGGCGTCATGCGCGCATCGAACCCTTCTACAAGTTGCTCATCGGCGACGGCTCGCCGCGCGGAGCCCTGCTGGCGCAATATCTGGAGCAGCTGTTCAAGGGTCTGGGGGACTGGTCCGATGCCGAAGTGGCCGAGCTGGGCGAGCGCCTGCTCGACCTGGTCGTGCTGTTCCTGGTCGAGCCCGGCCGGGCCCAGGCCTCGGAGGCCGACAGCAGCGTCACGCTGGCCCATCGCGAACGCATCGAGTCCTACATCAAGCGCCACCTGGGCGATCCGGACCTCAGGCCCGAGGCTATCGCCCAGGCCTGCGGCATCTCGCCGAGCTACCTGCACCGGATCTTCCAGGGCGTGGGCGTGGAGGCGTATCTCTATGAGCAGCGCCTGCTGTATTGCCGCGACCTGCTCGCCAGCCCGCGGCACGCGCACCGTGGCATCGCGGAACTGGCCTACCTGGCAGGGTTCGCGCATCCCTCGCATTTCAGCCGTCTGTTCAAGCGCCGGTTCGGCGCTTCGGCGCGGGCCTTCCGCGCCGAACGGGCATCGGACTGA
- a CDS encoding alpha/beta fold hydrolase — MRDDATCAAEQACIGPASRYIGCLGRELHFVQWGEASAPAVFLWHGLARTGRDFDDLAQVLAARYRVICPDTPGRGLSQWSADPIADYRLDSYARLAAALADALRLPQLRWVGTSMGGAIGLVAAATTLRGRISHLVLNDIGPELPAPAVERITTYVGNPPAFDTVTELEGWLRQAYRPYGWQSDAQWRRMAETSTRRLPDGRVTLHYDPAIVGQFRHHPRDYDRWDAYDALRLPVLLLRGAQSDLLPESVADAMTRRGPRAARIDFQECGHAPALNVPLQINAVADFLARPGEL, encoded by the coding sequence ATGCGCGACGACGCCACCTGCGCAGCTGAGCAGGCCTGTATAGGGCCTGCCTCGCGCTACATCGGCTGCCTGGGCCGCGAGCTGCATTTCGTCCAATGGGGCGAGGCCTCGGCGCCCGCCGTGTTCCTGTGGCATGGCCTGGCCCGCACCGGACGCGATTTCGACGATCTGGCCCAGGTGCTGGCCGCGCGCTATCGTGTCATTTGCCCCGACACCCCCGGGCGCGGCCTGTCGCAATGGAGCGCCGACCCCATCGCAGACTACCGGCTGGACAGCTATGCCCGCCTGGCGGCCGCCCTGGCCGACGCGCTGCGCCTGCCGCAGCTGCGCTGGGTCGGCACATCCATGGGCGGCGCCATCGGGTTGGTCGCCGCCGCCACCACGCTGCGCGGCAGGATCTCGCACCTGGTGCTCAACGACATCGGCCCCGAACTGCCTGCCCCCGCCGTAGAACGCATCACGACCTATGTCGGCAACCCGCCCGCGTTCGACACCGTGACCGAGCTGGAAGGCTGGCTGCGCCAGGCCTATCGCCCCTACGGCTGGCAAAGCGACGCGCAGTGGCGGCGCATGGCCGAGACTTCGACGCGCCGCCTGCCCGACGGCCGCGTCACGCTGCACTACGATCCGGCCATCGTCGGCCAGTTCCGCCACCATCCGCGCGACTACGACCGCTGGGACGCGTACGACGCCCTGCGCCTGCCGGTACTGCTGCTGCGCGGGGCGCAGTCCGATCTGCTGCCCGAAAGCGTGGCCGACGCGATGACGCGGCGGGGCCCGCGCGCGGCGCGCATCGATTTCCAAGAATGCGGCCACGCGCCGGCCTTGAACGTCCCCCTCCAGATCAACGCCGTGGCCGATTTCCTGGCCCGCCCCGGCGAACTTTGA
- a CDS encoding substrate-binding domain-containing protein: MKRLLLAALAAFALQTPAWANDFVIAHVYDKTGPLEAYAKQTQTGLMMGLEYATHGTMEIDGRKIRVIEKDDQGKPDVGRAQLASAYADDHADIAVGPTSSGVALAMLPIAREYRKILLVEPAVADSITGAKWNRYIFRTARNSSQDAIANATVFDKEGTSIAMLAQDYAFGRDGVKAFKSALKHAKIVHEEYLPVNTTDFTAGAQRLFDSLKDKPGRKIIFILWAGAGNPFKIADLDPQRYGIEIATGGNILPATASWKALPGMEGATYYYYGMPKNPINDWLVAEHEKRYGQPPDFFTCGGMSAALAIVAALKKTHGDSDTETLIKAMEGMSFETPKGKMTFRAQDHQAMQNMYHFRIRNNPSLSWAEQDLVNVITPEQMDVPILNKR; this comes from the coding sequence ATGAAACGACTGTTGCTGGCCGCCCTGGCCGCTTTTGCACTGCAGACCCCGGCCTGGGCGAACGACTTCGTCATCGCCCACGTCTACGACAAGACCGGCCCGCTTGAGGCCTATGCCAAGCAGACCCAGACCGGCCTGATGATGGGCCTGGAATACGCGACCCACGGCACCATGGAAATCGACGGCCGCAAGATCCGCGTGATCGAGAAGGACGATCAGGGCAAGCCCGACGTGGGCCGCGCACAACTGGCCTCGGCCTATGCCGACGACCACGCCGACATCGCCGTGGGTCCGACCTCGTCCGGCGTGGCGCTGGCCATGCTGCCCATCGCCCGGGAGTACCGCAAGATCCTGCTGGTCGAGCCCGCCGTGGCCGACTCAATCACCGGCGCCAAGTGGAACCGCTACATCTTCCGCACCGCCCGCAATTCGTCGCAGGACGCCATCGCCAACGCCACGGTCTTCGACAAGGAAGGCACGTCCATCGCCATGCTGGCGCAGGACTACGCCTTCGGCCGCGACGGCGTCAAGGCGTTCAAGAGCGCGCTCAAGCACGCCAAGATCGTCCACGAGGAATACCTGCCGGTGAACACCACCGACTTCACCGCCGGGGCGCAGCGCCTGTTCGATTCACTCAAAGACAAACCCGGCCGCAAGATCATCTTCATCCTGTGGGCCGGCGCGGGCAATCCGTTCAAGATCGCCGACCTGGATCCCCAGCGCTACGGTATCGAGATCGCCACGGGCGGCAATATCCTGCCAGCCACCGCATCGTGGAAGGCCCTGCCCGGCATGGAAGGCGCCACGTACTACTACTACGGCATGCCCAAGAACCCCATCAACGACTGGCTGGTGGCCGAGCACGAGAAGCGCTACGGCCAGCCGCCCGACTTCTTCACCTGTGGTGGCATGTCCGCGGCGCTGGCCATCGTCGCGGCCCTGAAGAAGACCCATGGCGACTCTGACACCGAGACGCTGATCAAGGCCATGGAAGGCATGAGCTTCGAGACGCCCAAGGGCAAGATGACTTTCCGTGCGCAGGATCATCAGGCCATGCAGAACATGTACCACTTTCGCATCCGCAACAACCCGTCGCTGTCCTGGGCCGAGCAGGACCTGGTCAACGTGATCACGCCCGAACAGATGGACGTGCCCATCCTCAACAAGCGCTGA
- a CDS encoding ABC transporter ATP-binding protein, protein MLETRDLTIRFGGHTAVDQVSCRYEPGTLTAVVGPNGAGKTTYFNLISGQLRADAGTVHLDGRDLTPLGVSARMHAGLGRAFQLTQLFPYLSVQENIRLALQSRAQGASWRHIRLWRVWDTDRTLLERADELLERTLLADRRGLPAASLPHGDQRKLEIAMLMALSPRVYMLDEPTAGMSVDDMPVMLELIRGLKQDSGKIILLVEHKMDVVRELADRIVVLHNGRLMADGEPSEVIASDIVQQAYLGTAPDRSAA, encoded by the coding sequence GTGCTGGAAACCCGCGATCTCACCATTCGCTTCGGCGGCCATACGGCCGTGGATCAGGTCAGCTGCCGCTACGAGCCCGGCACGCTGACCGCTGTGGTCGGCCCCAACGGGGCCGGCAAGACGACGTACTTCAACCTGATCTCGGGGCAATTGCGCGCTGACGCGGGCACAGTCCACCTGGACGGGCGCGACCTCACGCCCCTGGGCGTCTCGGCCCGTATGCATGCCGGGCTGGGCCGCGCCTTCCAGCTGACGCAGCTGTTTCCCTACCTGAGCGTGCAGGAGAACATCAGGCTGGCCCTGCAATCGCGGGCACAGGGGGCGAGCTGGCGCCACATCCGTCTGTGGCGCGTCTGGGACACGGATCGAACACTGTTGGAGCGGGCCGACGAATTGCTCGAACGCACGCTGCTGGCGGATCGCCGCGGCCTGCCCGCCGCAAGCCTGCCGCACGGCGACCAGCGCAAACTGGAGATCGCCATGCTGATGGCCCTGTCGCCGCGCGTCTACATGCTGGACGAGCCCACCGCGGGCATGAGCGTGGACGACATGCCCGTCATGCTCGAGCTGATTCGCGGACTCAAGCAGGACAGCGGCAAGATCATCCTGCTCGTCGAACACAAGATGGACGTCGTGCGCGAACTGGCCGACCGCATCGTGGTGCTGCACAATGGCCGGCTCATGGCGGACGGCGAGCCGTCGGAAGTGATCGCATCGGACATCGTGCAGCAGGCCTACCTGGGCACCGCGCCCGACAGGAGCGCCGCGTGA
- a CDS encoding ABC transporter ATP-binding protein, whose protein sequence is MPSLLELRGVHTHIGAYHILHGVDLAVPPGQVTMLLGRNGAGKTTTLRTIMGLWRISSGELRLQDRIVGNADRRIAPPDMVDQGIAYVPENMGIFADLSVQENMLLAARKARRAADLDTARLDWIFGFFPALRKFWLHPAGKLSGGQKQMLAVARAIVEPRRLLLVDEPSKGLAPAIVQNMIEAFAELKRDATTVLLVEQNFDFARRLGDRVAVMDNGRIVHHGDMAELARDGSLQTRLLGLSLDSHQ, encoded by the coding sequence ATGCCTTCCCTGCTCGAACTGCGCGGCGTGCACACGCACATCGGCGCCTATCACATCTTGCACGGCGTCGACTTGGCCGTGCCCCCGGGGCAGGTCACCATGCTGCTGGGCCGCAACGGCGCCGGCAAGACCACGACCCTGCGCACCATCATGGGCCTGTGGCGCATCTCGTCCGGCGAGTTGCGCCTGCAGGACCGCATCGTGGGCAACGCGGACCGGCGTATCGCCCCGCCCGATATGGTGGACCAAGGCATCGCCTACGTGCCCGAGAACATGGGCATCTTCGCCGATCTGAGCGTACAGGAAAACATGCTGCTGGCTGCCCGCAAGGCGCGCAGGGCCGCCGACCTGGATACCGCACGCCTGGATTGGATATTCGGCTTCTTTCCCGCGCTGCGCAAATTTTGGCTGCATCCGGCCGGCAAGCTGTCCGGCGGACAGAAGCAGATGCTGGCCGTGGCGCGCGCCATTGTCGAGCCGCGCCGGCTGCTGCTGGTAGACGAGCCCAGCAAGGGCCTGGCGCCGGCCATCGTGCAGAACATGATCGAGGCCTTCGCCGAGCTCAAGCGCGACGCCACCACAGTGCTGCTGGTCGAGCAGAACTTCGACTTCGCGCGCCGCCTGGGCGATCGCGTCGCGGTCATGGACAACGGCCGGATCGTGCATCACGGCGATATGGCCGAACTCGCCCGGGACGGCTCTTTGCAGACCCGCCTGCTGGGCCTTTCCCTGGACAGCCATCAATGA
- a CDS encoding branched-chain amino acid ABC transporter permease: MNASTHDTPLPGTRLDPIPMLMVAGLALIALPLVDGFSTWLTLTVAGLAMGMIIFIVASGMTLVFGLMDVLNFGHGLFITLGAYVACSVMGGMTGWTQADSLLANLGAILPAAVIGMLVAGAVGAVFERLIVRPVYGQHLKQILITVGGLIVGEELIKAIWGPQTLPFALPQALSGAVLMGDAAVEKFRLLALAVGVLVLLLMLWVLNRTKLGLLIRAGVENREMVESLGYRIRHLFIGVFVAGAMLAGLGGVLWGMYQQAVIPQLGSQVNILIFIVIMIGGMGSTLGCLIGSLLVGLMANYTGFLVPKAALFSNIALLIVILMWRPQGVYPVASR; the protein is encoded by the coding sequence ATGAACGCAAGCACCCATGACACGCCGCTGCCCGGCACGCGCTTGGATCCCATTCCCATGCTGATGGTCGCCGGCCTGGCGCTCATCGCCCTGCCGCTGGTCGACGGATTCTCGACCTGGCTCACGCTCACCGTGGCCGGCCTGGCCATGGGCATGATCATCTTCATTGTGGCCTCCGGCATGACGCTGGTGTTCGGCCTCATGGATGTGCTGAACTTTGGGCACGGCCTGTTCATCACGCTGGGCGCCTATGTCGCGTGCAGCGTGATGGGGGGCATGACGGGCTGGACCCAAGCGGACAGCCTGCTCGCCAACCTGGGCGCGATCTTGCCCGCCGCCGTGATCGGAATGCTGGTCGCCGGTGCGGTGGGCGCGGTTTTCGAACGTCTCATCGTGCGGCCGGTGTACGGACAGCATCTGAAGCAGATCCTCATCACCGTGGGCGGCCTGATCGTGGGCGAAGAACTCATCAAGGCCATCTGGGGCCCGCAGACGCTACCGTTCGCGCTGCCGCAAGCCTTGAGCGGCGCCGTGCTCATGGGCGATGCCGCCGTCGAAAAATTCCGCTTGCTGGCCCTGGCCGTCGGCGTGCTGGTTCTGCTGCTCATGCTGTGGGTGCTCAACCGCACCAAACTCGGCCTACTGATACGCGCCGGCGTGGAAAACCGCGAGATGGTCGAAAGCCTGGGCTATCGCATCCGCCATCTCTTTATCGGCGTGTTCGTGGCCGGCGCCATGCTGGCCGGCCTGGGCGGTGTGCTGTGGGGCATGTACCAGCAGGCCGTCATTCCGCAACTGGGTTCGCAGGTCAACATCCTCATCTTCATCGTGATCATGATAGGCGGCATGGGCTCGACCCTGGGCTGTCTGATCGGCTCGTTGCTGGTTGGCCTGATGGCCAACTACACCGGCTTTCTCGTGCCCAAGGCCGCGCTCTTCTCCAACATCGCCCTGCTCATCGTCATCCTGATGTGGCGGCCGCAGGGCGTCTACCCGGTCGCATCGCGCTGA
- a CDS encoding branched-chain amino acid ABC transporter permease — MPRILSGDLPRSRILAALLLLTLVALAIAPFLFPGPRALAVAGKVLVFIVLVASYDLLLGYTGIVSFAHTMFFGIGAYGVAIASTAMGSSWSAIALGTGAALLLSLVLAAVVGLVSLRVRAIFYAMITLAIASAFQTLVSQLSDLTGGEDGLSFDVPRLLSPAFRLFQGRVFGVAVDGGIVGYYLMFLVCAMLFLAMLRIVNSPFGRVLQAIRENAFRAEAIGFRTVVYRSGSNVLAAAFATLAGALYALWLRYNGPDTTLSFEIMLNILLMLVIGGMGTLYGAVPGAAIFVLAQSYLQDGLRLLHHALSGLGPVAALFQPDRWLLWLGLLFVLSVYYFPTGIAGRLRELGRRGVRAGPY; from the coding sequence ATGCCTCGCATCCTCTCGGGCGATCTGCCCCGCAGCCGCATCCTGGCGGCGCTGCTGCTGCTGACACTGGTCGCGTTGGCGATCGCGCCCTTCCTCTTTCCCGGCCCGCGCGCGCTGGCGGTCGCGGGCAAGGTGCTGGTGTTCATCGTCCTGGTGGCCAGCTACGATCTCTTGCTGGGCTATACCGGCATCGTCAGCTTCGCCCACACCATGTTTTTCGGCATCGGCGCATATGGTGTGGCCATCGCCAGCACCGCAATGGGTTCGAGCTGGAGCGCCATCGCACTGGGTACGGGCGCCGCGCTGCTGCTGTCCCTGGTGTTGGCCGCCGTCGTCGGACTGGTCAGCCTGAGGGTACGCGCGATCTTCTATGCCATGATCACGCTGGCCATTGCGTCGGCATTCCAGACACTGGTGTCGCAGCTGTCCGACCTGACCGGCGGCGAGGACGGCCTGAGCTTCGACGTGCCGCGCCTGCTGAGTCCGGCTTTCCGACTATTTCAAGGCCGGGTGTTCGGCGTCGCGGTGGATGGCGGCATCGTTGGCTATTACCTCATGTTCCTGGTCTGCGCGATGCTGTTCCTGGCCATGCTGCGCATCGTCAACTCGCCTTTCGGGCGGGTGCTGCAAGCCATACGCGAGAATGCCTTTCGCGCCGAGGCCATCGGTTTTCGCACCGTGGTCTACCGCAGCGGTTCCAATGTGCTAGCCGCCGCCTTCGCCACCCTGGCGGGCGCGCTGTACGCGCTCTGGCTGCGCTACAACGGACCCGATACCACCCTGTCCTTCGAGATCATGCTCAACATTCTGCTGATGTTGGTGATCGGCGGCATGGGTACCCTGTACGGCGCGGTGCCGGGCGCGGCGATCTTCGTGCTGGCGCAAAGCTATCTACAGGATGGCCTGCGCCTGTTGCACCACGCGCTGTCCGGCCTCGGGCCGGTCGCGGCTCTTTTCCAGCCGGATCGCTGGCTACTGTGGCTGGGGCTTCTGTTCGTGCTGTCGGTCTATTATTTCCCCACAGGCATCGCCGGCCGCCTGCGCGAGCTCGGCAGACGCGGCGTTCGCGCAGGCCCTTATTGA
- a CDS encoding IS630 family transposase codes for METEDARRLSPAEQHERRRQVIRAYKRKLTKRQIARDVGLSYSATCKIIDRYNAGGMAALAPGQRGRSAGDKRALTVEQEATIRQTICDNRPEQLKMEFALWSRAAVKELIERDYQITLHLRSVGKYLARWGFTPQKPIKRAYEQSPEAVRTWLDETYPGIAERAKSEGAEIHWGDETALVNTDVRGRSYAPKGKTPVAMAVGGTRQKLSMLASVTNQGKARWMIIDGNFNHEKLIEFFEALVADTERKVFLILDNLGVHHCKPVKQWLAEHVDQMEVFYLPSYSPELNPEERLNADLKHVIRRKVPARTKAKLRAATEAHMAVIGSEPERVKAYFRDPRVKYAA; via the coding sequence ATGGAAACCGAAGACGCCCGCCGGCTCAGCCCGGCCGAACAACACGAGCGCCGCCGCCAGGTCATTCGGGCGTACAAGCGCAAGCTCACCAAGCGGCAGATCGCGCGCGATGTGGGACTGAGTTATTCAGCCACGTGCAAGATCATCGACCGCTATAACGCTGGGGGCATGGCGGCGCTGGCGCCAGGTCAACGTGGCCGCAGCGCTGGCGACAAACGCGCACTGACCGTCGAGCAAGAAGCCACGATCCGTCAGACGATCTGCGACAACCGTCCGGAGCAGCTGAAGATGGAGTTCGCCTTGTGGAGCCGTGCCGCCGTGAAGGAGCTGATCGAGCGCGACTACCAGATCACCTTGCACCTGCGCTCGGTTGGAAAGTATCTGGCGCGCTGGGGCTTCACGCCGCAGAAGCCCATCAAGCGCGCCTATGAACAGTCGCCCGAAGCCGTGCGCACGTGGCTGGATGAAACCTATCCTGGCATCGCCGAACGCGCAAAATCAGAGGGTGCGGAGATTCACTGGGGTGATGAGACGGCGCTGGTGAACACCGATGTGCGTGGCCGCAGTTACGCCCCCAAAGGCAAGACGCCGGTAGCGATGGCAGTGGGTGGCACGCGCCAGAAGCTGTCCATGCTGGCCAGCGTGACCAACCAGGGCAAGGCGCGCTGGATGATCATCGACGGCAATTTCAATCACGAGAAGCTGATCGAGTTTTTCGAGGCCCTGGTCGCGGACACCGAGCGCAAGGTGTTTCTGATCCTGGACAACCTGGGCGTGCATCACTGCAAGCCGGTCAAGCAGTGGCTGGCCGAGCATGTCGATCAGATGGAGGTGTTCTATCTACCCAGCTACAGCCCCGAACTCAATCCGGAGGAACGTCTCAACGCCGATCTCAAACACGTTATCCGTCGCAAGGTACCGGCACGCACCAAGGCCAAACTTCGCGCCGCCACTGAAGCACATATGGCCGTGATCGGCAGCGAGCCGGAACGCGTCAAAGCCTACTTTCGCGATCCTCGTGTCAAGTACGCTGCTTGA